CCACGCCAAACCCTTTTCGACCTTGCAGACGCCCGCAGCTTCCGCCCCAAAGCGGAGGCGGTGCGCGCGCACCTCGCCCGAATCGACCCCGAGGTACGCGTAGACGCCCGCGTCGCCGAGCTCCTCCCGGAAAACGCGGAGGCGTTTCTCGCGGACGTCGACCTCGTCGTCGACGGCACGGACCGTCCGGAGGTGCGCTACCTCCTGGACGACGCGAGCCGCAAGTTTCGAATTCCCTGGATCCACGGGGCCGTCCACCGATCCTCGGGAACGGTGGTCGCTTTCGATCCGGAAACCGGCACGTGCTACCGCCGCCTCTTCCCCCGCCCCCCGAAAGATGCGGAAGGCTGCAACCGCACGGGGGTGATCGGGCCGGCTCCCGCGGTCGTCGGCGCCCTGCAGGCGGCTTTGGCCTTTCGGTTCTTGAGTGGTAGGGGTGCGGAAGTCGCGGGAAGGCTCTTCCACATCGACACGTGGACCCTCGCCGCGACGTCTTTCGAAATTCCCCCGCCAAAGTCAGCGTACTCGGAAGCGGAGGACCCGTGCAAAGGCCGCGTCTTTCCCGCCCTCGAAGCGTCGACGCCGGAGGTGCTCGTCCGTCCGTGTCCGGGGACCGGGAATCCCCAGGTCGTCGTGCATCCGCTCGGCGGCAAGCCCGTGGACCTCGAAAGGGCCGCCGACCGCCTCGCGCCGTA
This is a stretch of genomic DNA from Brockia lithotrophica. It encodes these proteins:
- a CDS encoding HesA/MoeB/ThiF family protein, with translation MGNFDTQDDLRKRDGRELGPDPLSPRYLRQRDFPTLGVEGQRRLSRARVAVVGAGALGTHVLDLLVRAGVGFIRVIDGDVVEEHNLPRQTLFDLADARSFRPKAEAVRAHLARIDPEVRVDARVAELLPENAEAFLADVDLVVDGTDRPEVRYLLDDASRKFRIPWIHGAVHRSSGTVVAFDPETGTCYRRLFPRPPKDAEGCNRTGVIGPAPAVVGALQAALAFRFLSGRGAEVAGRLFHIDTWTLAATSFEIPPPKSAYSEAEDPCKGRVFPALEASTPEVLVRPCPGTGNPQVVVHPLGGKPVDLERAADRLAPYGEVICTPSVLRAVLRTPLHGNAASPASPRTMLLFPDGRCVVSGTDDVDEALFLTHLAFGA